The proteins below are encoded in one region of Brassica napus cultivar Da-Ae chromosome A6, Da-Ae, whole genome shotgun sequence:
- the LOC106349493 gene encoding CCHC-type zinc finger nucleic acid binding protein-like isoform X1 — MARKIASDRFSYRDDPYRRDSHRTFSSQSNTCKNCKRPGHFARECPNVSICHNCGLPGHNLSECSAKSVCWNCREPGHMSNSCTNEGICHSCGIAGHQAKDCTARHLPPGDLRLCNNCYKQGHFSADCTNEKACNNCRKTGHLARDCRDDPVCNHCNLAGHLAIKCPKTHVLAAEERRPRGIRAQYREEDVVCRNCRQVGHMSRDCTARLMICRNCGGRGHIAYECPSGRLVNHHHYHPFRY, encoded by the exons ATGGCCAGGAAGATTGCTTCTGATCGTTTTTCTTACCGTGATGATCCTTACCGAAGAGACTCACATCGGACTTTCAG CAGCCAAAGCAATACGTGCAAGAATTGTAAGCGACCTGGTCATTTTGCTCGAGAGTGTCCCAATGTCTCTATCTGCCACAATTGCGGCCTTCCTGG GCACAATCTATCTGAATGCTCCGCGAAGTCTGTGTGTTGGAACTGCCGTGAACCAGGTCACATGTCTAACAGCTGCACCAACGAAGGCATTTGTCACAGCTGCGGTATAGCCGGGCACCAAGCTAAAGACTGCACGGCTCGCCACCTCCCTCCTGGTGACCTTAGACTCTGCAACAACTGTTACAAGCAAGGTCACTTCTCAGCTGATTGCACTAACGAGAAGGCCTGCAACAACTGCAGGAAGACGGGCCATCTAGCTCGTGACTGCAGAGACGATCCCGTTTGTAATCACTGTAACCTGGCTGGACACCTTGCTATCAAATGCCCCAAAACCCATGTGTTAGCAGCAGAAGAGCGAAGACCACGAGGGATCAGAGCACAATACAGGGAGGAGGATGTGGTTTGCAGGAACTGCCGGCAAGTGGGTCATATGAGCAGAGACTGCACGGCTAGGCTGATGATATGTCGAAACTGTGGTGGAAGGGGACACATTGCGTATGAATGCCCTTCTGGGAGATTAGTCAACCACCACCACTACCACCCCTTTAGGTACTAA
- the LOC106352472 gene encoding endoglucanase 23-like, which yields MKPSFFILTVLALLLLPTAIPHDYSEALRKSILFFEGQRSGRLPKQQRMTWRGDSALKDGKNLNTDLVGGYYDAGDNIKFHFPMAFTATMLAWSSIDFQSYMSQNDVGHNLIALKWATDYLLKTVSQLPNRIFVQVGEAQADHNCWERPEDMDTPRTAFALDAPGPASDLAGEIAAALAAASIAFKQSRPKYSEVLLDKAIKTFQYADSHRGCYTDNPNVHNAVCPFYCSVNGYKDELLWGAAWLRRATGNDYYLEYLVNNRQAFGQDFNYLEFGWDNKYGGVNVLIAKEIFEKGAIALTAYKDAAEEMMCAFFPETSGPHHMSYTPGGLLYKPGNSQLQNMAALSFLILTYADYLSKSSQQLNCGNHQFQPDSLRRIVKRQVDYILGDNPAKLSYMVGYGDQYPRQIHHRGASIPSIKVQRNAFGCLKGWDIFASPNPDPNILVGAVIGGPDVDDSFIGKRTNASDTEPTTYINAPLVGVFAYFKSNPNFS from the exons ATGAAACcatcatttttcattttaaccGTTCTCGCACTTCTCCTATTACCAACGGCCATCCCTCACGATTACTCCGAAGCTCTGAGAAAGTCAATCCTCTTCTTCGAGGGTCAACGCTCTGGTCGTCTTCCCAAACAACAAAGGATGACCTGGCGTGGTGACTCTGCACTcaaagacggcaaaaacctcaACACCGACCTCGTTGGTGGTTACTACGACGCCGGAGACAACATTAAGTTTCATTTTCCAATGGCTTTTACGGCCACAATGCTTGCTTGGAGCTCTATCGACTTCCAAAGTTACATGTCTCAGAATGATGTGGGACACAATCTCATAGCTCTCAAGTGGGCAACTGATTATCTCCTTAAAACTGTCTCACAACTCCCTAATCGCATTTTCGTCCAA GTAGGTGAAGCACAAGCTGACCATAACTGTTGGGAAAGGCCTGAAGATATGGATACGCCACGAACTGCTTTCGCCTTAGATGCGCCAGGCCCAGCCTCCGACTTAGCGGGTGAAATCGCTGCAGCTCTGGCAGCCGCCTCAATCGCATTCAAACAATCAAGACCTAAATATTCTGAAGTGTTGCTGGATAAAGCCATTAAAACATTTCAGTACGCAGATTCGCACAGAGGTTGCTACACTGATAATCCAAATGTACACAATGCCGTTTGCCCTTTCTACTGCAGTGTTAATGGATATAAG GATGAGTTGCTGTGGGGAGCTGCATGGCTGAGAAGAGCGACTGGTAATGATTATTACCTAGAGTATTTGGTGAACAATCGTCAAGCATTCGGTCAAGATTTcaattatttggagtttggcTGGGACAACAAATATGGGGGAGTTAATGTTCTCATTGCCAAG GAAATATTTGAAAAGGGTGCGATTGCGTTAACAGCATATAAAGATGCGGCAGAGGAAATGATGTGTGCATTTTTTCCGGAAACCTCTGGTCCACACCACATGAGTTATACACCCGGCGGTCTTCTCTACAAACCGGGCAATAGCCAGCTCCAGAACATGGCGGCTTTGTCTTTCCTCATCCTTACCTACGCGGATTACCTCTCTAAATCCTCTCAACAACTCAATTGCGGTAACCACCAGTTTCAACCGGATTCTCTTCGTCGCATAGTCAAACGACAG GTGGACTACATTTTGGGAGATAATCCAGCGAAGTTGTCATACATGGTTGGGTACGGTGATCAGTACCCGCGACAGATCCACCACCGTGGCGCGTCTATACCGTCTATTAAGGTTCAGAGGAATGCGTTCGGGTGCTTAAAAGGATGGGATATTTTCGCATCACCCAATCCAGACCCCAACATTCTAGTAGGAGCTGTGATTGGTGGGCCTGACGTTGATGATTCGTTCATTGGGAAACGGACAAATGCTAGCGACACGGAGCCCACAACGTACATCAATGCACCTTTAGTTGGTGTCTTTGCGTACTTTAAAAGCAATCCCAACTTCTCTTGA
- the LOC106349492 gene encoding cytochrome P450 84A1 — MDCLLCSPILYVVLIFLWYLVRVLLTRSNPYPPGPKGYPIIGNMKLKNQLNHRGLAELAKQYGGLLHLQMGRIHIVAASTAEMAREILQVQDVVFANRPANVAISYLTYNRADMAFANYGPLWRQMRKVCVMKLFSRKRAESWASVRDEINTMVQTLTKQTGSPVNVGELVFALTRNITYRAAFGSFARDGQDEFVKILQEFSKLFGAFDITEFLPWMKWFSNRDFSERLENARKSLDGFIDRIIDAHIEKKNSRKQDDDGLEDDMVDELMAFYSVESGENGGKSTDSLSSFKLTRDNIKALVMDVMFGGTETVASAIEWAMTELMKNPHELVKLQQELADVIGLNREFHESDLENLPYFRCAMKETLRLHPPIPLLLHEAAADSVVSGYSIPRDSRVMINVYAIGRDGSVWTEPDAFRPGRFMDSKAPDFKGSDFEFLPFGSGRRSCPGMQLGLYAMELAVAHMLHSFDWELPEGVSADDLDMTDMFGLTAPRATRLIAVPSYRLKCPMMVI; from the exons atgGATTGTTTGCTTTGCTCACCAATTTTATATGTAGTTCTTATATTTCTTTGGTATTTAGTTAGAGTTTTGTTAACTCGTAGTAATCCATATCCACCTGGTCCAAAAGGCTATCCAATAATCGGTAACATGAAATTAAAGAATCAGTTGAATCATCGTGGTTTGGCCGAGTTAGCCAAACAATACGGTGGTCTCTTACACCTTCAAATGGGTAGAATTCATATTGTGGCCGCTTCAACAGCTGAGATGGCCCGAGAAATTCTCCAG GTTCAAGATGTGGTTTTCGCAAACCGGCCAGCTAACGTCGCCATTTCATATCTCACTTACAACCGGGCGGATATGGCGTTTGCGAACTACGGTCCACTCTGGCGTCAAATGAGGAAGGTTTGCGTTATGAAGCTCTTTAGCAGAAAACGGGCCGAATCATGGGCCTCGGTTCGCGACGAAATTAATACGATGGTTCAAACTCTGACTAAACAAACCGGTTCACCGGTTAACGTTGGCGAGCTTGTATTTGCTTTGACGCGGAACATAACGTACCGAGCCGCGTTTGGCTCTTTCGCTCGCGACGGTCAAGACGAATTCGTCAAGATACTACAAGAGTTCTCAAAACTCTTTGGAGCGTTTGATATAACCGAGTTTTTACCGTGGATGAAATGGTTTAGTAACCGCGATTTCAGCGAGCGGTTGGAAAACGCAAGGAAATCGCTGGATGGGTTCATAGATAGAATCATCGATGCACATATCGAAAAGAAGAACTCAAGAAAACAAGACGATGACGGCTTGGAGGACGACATGGTTGATGAATTAATGGCGTTTTATAGCGTCGAAAGCGGTGAGAACGGCGGCAAATCTACTGATTCATTGTCTTCATTTAAACTCACGAGAGATAACATCAAAGCTCTTGTCAtg gaTGTGATGTTTGGCGGGACGGAAACGGTGGCGTCTGCGATTGAGTGGGCCATGACGGAGCTGATGAAGAATCCTCACGAACTCGTAAAGCTGCAGCAAGAGCTCGCTGACGTCATCGGATTAAATCGTGAGTTTCACGAATCTGATCTGGAGAATCTTCCTTACTTCAGATGCGCGATGAAAGAGACGCTAAGGCTGCACCCTCCGATTCCTCTGCTCCTCCACGAGGCGGCGGCGGATTCCGTCGTCTCCGGCTACTCCATTCCCCGTGACTCTCGCGTCATGATCAATGTGTACGCGATTGGGCGAGACGGATCGGTATGGACCGAGCCGGATGCGTTCAGACCGGGTCGGTTTATGGATAGCAAAGCTCCGGATTTCAAAGGTAGTGATTTCGAGTTTCTTCCGTTTGGGTCGGGTCGAAGGTCGTGCCCGGGTATGCAGTTGGGGCTTTATGCTATGGAGCTCGCCGTCGCGCACATGCTTCATTCATTTGATTGGGAGTTGCCGGAAGGAGTTAGCGCTGATGATCTGGATATGACTGACATGTTCGGTCTCACGGCGCCTAGAGCCACCAGGCTCATCGCCGTTCCGAGCTACCGGCTAAAATGTCCGATGATGGTGATTTGA
- the LOC106349493 gene encoding zinc finger protein GIS2-like isoform X2, giving the protein MARKIASDRFSYRDDPYRRDSHRTFSQSNTCKNCKRPGHFARECPNVSICHNCGLPGHNLSECSAKSVCWNCREPGHMSNSCTNEGICHSCGIAGHQAKDCTARHLPPGDLRLCNNCYKQGHFSADCTNEKACNNCRKTGHLARDCRDDPVCNHCNLAGHLAIKCPKTHVLAAEERRPRGIRAQYREEDVVCRNCRQVGHMSRDCTARLMICRNCGGRGHIAYECPSGRLVNHHHYHPFRY; this is encoded by the exons ATGGCCAGGAAGATTGCTTCTGATCGTTTTTCTTACCGTGATGATCCTTACCGAAGAGACTCACATCGGACTTTCAG CCAAAGCAATACGTGCAAGAATTGTAAGCGACCTGGTCATTTTGCTCGAGAGTGTCCCAATGTCTCTATCTGCCACAATTGCGGCCTTCCTGG GCACAATCTATCTGAATGCTCCGCGAAGTCTGTGTGTTGGAACTGCCGTGAACCAGGTCACATGTCTAACAGCTGCACCAACGAAGGCATTTGTCACAGCTGCGGTATAGCCGGGCACCAAGCTAAAGACTGCACGGCTCGCCACCTCCCTCCTGGTGACCTTAGACTCTGCAACAACTGTTACAAGCAAGGTCACTTCTCAGCTGATTGCACTAACGAGAAGGCCTGCAACAACTGCAGGAAGACGGGCCATCTAGCTCGTGACTGCAGAGACGATCCCGTTTGTAATCACTGTAACCTGGCTGGACACCTTGCTATCAAATGCCCCAAAACCCATGTGTTAGCAGCAGAAGAGCGAAGACCACGAGGGATCAGAGCACAATACAGGGAGGAGGATGTGGTTTGCAGGAACTGCCGGCAAGTGGGTCATATGAGCAGAGACTGCACGGCTAGGCTGATGATATGTCGAAACTGTGGTGGAAGGGGACACATTGCGTATGAATGCCCTTCTGGGAGATTAGTCAACCACCACCACTACCACCCCTTTAGGTACTAA
- the LOC106349496 gene encoding uncharacterized protein LOC106349496, whose protein sequence is MASVTVPPSSSSTHLIHNLLRLPEPPSSFCLFPRPFCFSALTCQSSRCNKPRFQSISSKPLPFHSTSSLVAKSFSAIDEPDLGEDDESEEDEEEEEEDDELDSGMVSVRGSEEGKEEKIEKMKQKARGSALKLTIKEKKELASYAHSLGDKLKCQLVGKSGVTDSVVFSFLETLEKNELLKVKIRKTSPQEMEDAVMHLEEATGSVAVGQIGRTVILYRPSPTKMKAEEKKKEVERLSIRRRQKFSNSRPNTRPFRREYSERPDGRGRRGGSRVATA, encoded by the exons ATGGCGAGCGTAACAGTACCACCGTCTTCTTCATCGACACATCTTATCCACAACCTTCTCCGACTTCCCGAACCACCGTCTTCCTTCTGTCTCTTCCCCAGACCCTTTTGCTTCTCCGCTTTAACCTGTCAATCAAGCCGCTGTAACAAGCCTCGCTTTCAATCAATCTCTTCAAAGCCGCTTCCTTTTCACTCTACTTCTTCACTCGTAGCGAAATCCTTCTCTGCCATCGATGAGCCAGATCTCGGAGAAGACGATGAGAgcgaggaagacgaagaagaagaagaagaagatgatgagctGGACAGTGGAATGGTATCCGTGAGAGGAAGTGAGGAAGGTAAGGAGGAGAAGATAGAGAAGATGAAGCAGAAGGCTCGGGGCTCGGCTTTGAAGTTGACGATAAAGGAGAAGAAGGAACTGGCTTCTTACGCGCATAGTCTCGGCGACAAATTGAAATGTCAACTCGTCGGAAAATCTGGAGTTACTGATTCAGTTGTTTTCTCGTTCCTTGAGACTCTCGAGAAGAACGAGCTCTTAAAG GTGAAGATACGCAAGACATCTCCACAGGAGATGGAGGACGCGGTTATGCATTTGGAGGAAGCCACTGGTTCTGTAGCTGTTGGCCAAATTGGGCGGACCGTGATACTGTATAGGCCTAGTCCCACCAAAATGAAagcagaggagaagaagaaggaagttGAGAGGTTGTCGATTAGAAGAAGACAGAAGTTCTCAAACTCTAGACCAAACACTAGACCTTTC AGGAGAGAGTATTCAGAGAGACCTGATGGACGTGGACGCAGAGGAGGAAGTAGAGTTGCTACGGCTTGA